One window of the Chryseobacterium sp. CY350 genome contains the following:
- the dnaK gene encoding molecular chaperone DnaK: MSKIIGIDLGTTNSCVAVMEGKDAVVIPNAEGKRTTPSIVAFTEDGERKVGDPAKRQAVTNPTKTVYSIKRFIGTHFKDDASEVSRVPYGVVSGPNDTVKVKIDDREYTPQEISAMILQKMKKTAEDYLGQEVTRAVITVPAYFNDAQRQATKEAGEIAGLTVERIINEPTAAALAYGMDKSHKDQKIAVYDLGGGTFDVSILDLGDGVFEVLSTNGDTHLGGDDFDDVIINWMADEFKAEEGVDLKGDAIALQRLKEAAEKAKIELSSSPQTEINLPYITATATGPKHLVKPLTKAKFEQLSADLVRRSMEPCKKALSDAGLSISDIDEVILVGGSTRIPIIQEEVEKFFGKKPSKGVNPDEVVAIGAAIQGGVLTGDVKDVLLLDVTPLSLGIETMGSVFTKLIESNTTIPTKKSEVFSTASDNQPAVSIRVGQGERPMFNDNKEIGRFDLTDIPPAQRGVPQIEVTFDIDANGILSVSAKDKGTGKEQSIKIQASSGLSEEEIERMKKEAQENSAADLKRKEEVEIFNKADGLIFQTEKQLKEFGDKLSADKKAAIETAHTDLKAAFEAKNGDDVKAKTEALDAAWMAASEEMYAAGQQGQGADAGQSQGNANGAEDVQDADFEEVK; encoded by the coding sequence AATGCAGAAGGTAAAAGAACAACGCCTTCTATTGTAGCATTTACAGAAGATGGTGAAAGAAAAGTAGGTGATCCTGCAAAAAGACAGGCTGTTACCAACCCTACAAAAACCGTATATTCAATCAAAAGATTCATAGGAACTCATTTTAAAGATGATGCTTCTGAAGTTTCAAGAGTTCCTTACGGTGTTGTAAGCGGGCCAAACGATACAGTAAAAGTAAAAATCGACGATAGAGAATATACTCCACAGGAAATTTCTGCAATGATTCTTCAGAAAATGAAGAAAACGGCTGAAGATTATCTTGGACAGGAAGTAACAAGAGCAGTAATTACTGTTCCGGCTTACTTTAACGATGCTCAGAGACAAGCTACAAAAGAAGCTGGTGAAATCGCTGGTCTTACTGTAGAAAGAATCATCAACGAGCCTACAGCAGCTGCTTTGGCTTACGGTATGGATAAATCTCACAAAGATCAAAAAATTGCAGTTTACGATTTAGGTGGTGGTACTTTTGACGTTTCTATCCTTGATTTAGGAGACGGAGTTTTCGAAGTATTGTCTACAAATGGTGATACACATTTAGGTGGTGATGACTTTGATGATGTTATTATCAACTGGATGGCAGACGAATTTAAAGCTGAAGAAGGTGTAGATCTTAAAGGTGACGCAATCGCTTTACAGAGATTAAAAGAAGCAGCTGAAAAAGCAAAAATCGAATTATCTTCTTCTCCTCAAACTGAAATCAACCTTCCTTATATTACAGCTACAGCTACAGGTCCTAAACACTTGGTGAAGCCTTTAACTAAAGCTAAATTCGAGCAGTTATCTGCTGATTTGGTAAGACGTTCTATGGAGCCTTGTAAAAAAGCACTTTCTGATGCAGGTCTTTCTATCAGCGATATCGACGAAGTGATCTTGGTAGGTGGTTCTACAAGAATCCCGATCATTCAGGAAGAAGTTGAAAAATTCTTCGGTAAAAAACCTTCAAAAGGTGTTAACCCGGATGAGGTTGTAGCAATTGGTGCAGCTATTCAGGGTGGAGTTCTTACAGGAGATGTGAAAGACGTTCTTTTATTAGACGTTACACCACTTTCTTTAGGAATCGAAACGATGGGTTCTGTTTTTACTAAATTAATTGAATCAAACACTACGATCCCAACTAAAAAATCTGAAGTATTCTCAACAGCTTCTGACAATCAGCCTGCTGTAAGCATCAGAGTAGGACAGGGTGAAAGACCAATGTTCAACGATAACAAAGAGATCGGTAGATTTGATTTAACAGATATTCCACCGGCACAAAGAGGAGTTCCACAAATCGAAGTAACTTTCGATATCGATGCCAACGGTATCTTGAGCGTTTCTGCTAAAGATAAAGGAACAGGAAAAGAGCAGTCTATCAAAATTCAGGCATCTTCAGGTCTTTCTGAAGAGGAAATTGAAAGAATGAAAAAAGAAGCTCAGGAAAATTCTGCAGCTGACTTGAAGAGAAAAGAAGAAGTTGAAATTTTCAATAAAGCTGACGGATTAATCTTCCAGACTGAAAAGCAATTGAAAGAATTTGGTGATAAATTGTCTGCTGACAAAAAAGCAGCAATCGAAACAGCACATACAGATTTGAAAGCAGCTTTCGAAGCTAAAAACGGCGATGATGTAAAAGCTAAAACCGAAGCTTTGGATGCAGCATGGATGGCAGCTTCAGAAGAAATGTACGCAGCAGGACAGCAAGGTCAAGGTGCTGATGCAGGACAGTCTCAAGGAAATGCAAACGGAGCGGAAGACGTTCAGGATGCAGACTTTGAAGAAGTGAAATAA